Proteins from a genomic interval of Crassostrea angulata isolate pt1a10 chromosome 7, ASM2561291v2, whole genome shotgun sequence:
- the LOC128155633 gene encoding uncharacterized protein LOC128155633, whose amino-acid sequence MEVILAIKFGINHTSNTCMIKCDEPKYCKEINVQFETQSNTHFPIKSLTTPTVALFDDKGAIQSYGFEAELQHIQCKNTSNHHLFREFVRDLFCSDKMVPDNLIAVNGSQMKSIDVVTAVLSHMISHIKTKTGFQSSSIAFKYVLTIPTCCCKESRAFMTKAAVKAGCSSENIKIVEEAAFFPSIKLHWLICERYFTPVVYTTSLRKQYFYTQYLALALYKEQLIPLFQYFFNSIFSEDNATLSVLYFINNKQIEIAYAENTEIWKGCHVLHDFVEMISSEARKTLGDFSEKYPLEYYNFEREVKTKIRLTSPSSSKLSIQLSPFILNETQNSENMQESVLRKECEDELYIKLDKCVIKSERSKILVSEAGKRIVDYIESELFTVFSDINHNILVGEFAQSPMLQEILKASFPAKNILIPEDANMAAVRGAVFFGHRDVSVKTDIVHSKSHSSLNNAQVVLPMEKRVRTIHRGDEKSPQPSRCVIL is encoded by the exons ATGGAAGTTATTCTAGCAATAAAATTTGGAATAAACCATACTTCGAACACATGCATGATCAAATGTGATGAACCAAAATACTGTAAAGAGATCAATGTACAATTTGAaacacagtcaaatactcactTTCCGATCAAGTCACTTACAACACCAACAGTGGCATTGTTTGATGACAAGGGAGCCATCCAGTCATATGGATTTGAAGCTGAACTTCAACACATACAGTGTAAGAACACTAGTAACCATCACCTTTTCCGCGAATTCGTTCGGGATCTGTTTTGCTCAGATAAAATG GTTCCAGACAACCTGATCGCCGTGAATGGCAGTCAAATGAAGTCAATTGACGTAGTGACCGCTGTCTTAAGCCACATGATCAGTcatatcaaaactaaaacaggATTTCAAAGTTCGTCAATAGCtttcaaatatgttttaacaatCCCGACGTGTTGCTGTAAAGAATCAAGGGCATTCATGACAAAGGCTGCCGTAAAG GCAGGTTGTTCGTCAGAAAATATCAAGATCGTTGAAGAAGCTGctttctttccctctattaaattgcattggttgATTTGT GAAAGGTATTTCACACCGGTAGTATACACCACAAGTttaagaaaacaatatttttatactCAATATCTTGCTTTGGCCTTGTACAAAGAGCAATTAATTcctttatttcaatatttctttaattCTATATTTTCAGAGGATAATGCCACCTTGTCGGTCCTGtattttatcaacaacaaacaaatcGAAATTGCGTATGCAGAAAACACAGAAATTTGGAAAGGATGCCATGTCCTTCATGATTTTGTTGAAATGATCAGTTCAGAAGCTCGCAAAACCTTGGGagatttttctgaaaaatacccACTTGAATATTACAATTTTGAGCGggaagtaaaaacaaaaatccgGCTGACATCACCAAGCAGTTCAAAATTAAGTATTCAGCTATCCCCTTTCATTTTGAACGAGACACAAAATTCTGAAAACATGCAGGAATCTGTTCTAAGAAAAGAGTGTGAAGACGAGCTTTATATCAAATTAGACAAATGCGTCATTAAATCCGAACGGTCCAAAATTCTTGTTTCTGAGGCTGGAAAACGTATAGTGGACTACATCGAATCGGAATTGTTTACTGTCTTTTCAGATATTAATCATAACATACTTGTTGGAGAATTTGCACAATCACCGATGCTTCAGGAAATTTTAAAAGCGTCATTTCcggcaaaaaatattttgattcctGAGGATGCAAACATGGCGGCAGTAAGAGGTGCTGTATTTTTTGGACACAGAGATGTTTCAGTAAAAACAGAT ATTGTCCACAGCAAGTCACATTCATCTTTGAATAATGCGCAAGTTGTGCTACCAATGGAAAAGCGAGTAAGGACAATTCACAGAGGCGATGAAAAAAGTCCCCAACCATCTCGATGTGTGATACTGTGA
- the LOC128155631 gene encoding uncharacterized protein LOC128155631 — translation MADQPTNEAQDEKSFCDVCGQSPARTCYSSYAHLCSEHYGEQKDKQQPVENNENSEWFCRKCNESAVFQQHCHYRADDSKALYAVLKEKIFLENKELKENIKPFLQKELDVISKQRLEIETAYKTAKELLETCERLLLEQVKSAAKYLANALQGKEDEQINRIEHLQKVIERKVDDLESLIQKNSNLLSSDDKSIYCLFESKIADFRTHPELKQLNGLEKPEFKPNLLVHETFPHFIGEFIYQGTENHISQFDIRTDNFEIVKKHLQQHPIVLKVLQSSSPTQGSFDFATVSPSRVLTSGAEKRVHMLDATMRDGSLQTYKVSCESPYIAFSSSRGIYYSHRTDDQRSTIKTIENMNSNEIDTVLWFFDVELRGLAFNSFGHLLVCVCSKKDKRSFVERYDRNIIKVQEIEHNGDKPLYKKPSFVCCNRNGDVCVADHGLNAVIVVDQFGVFQFSYRGQNENSFRPYSLATDHLCNIVITDNVNHKIHLLDKYGEFLTFLMTEPTIVTPGAVVIDRKGKLWIGESMSGKVHVIKYLGGNSVKTPVQRPYALTVGAIIRSSTATRLSKVV, via the coding sequence ATGGCGGACCAGCCAACGAATGAAGCACAGGACGAGAAGTCATTTTGTGATGTTTGTGGACAGAGTCCAGCCCGTACGTGTTATTCAAGTTATGCCCACCTTTGCAGTGAACATTATGGAGAACAAAAGGACAAGCAACAGCCTGTGGAGAATAATGAAAATTCCGAATGGTTCTGTAGAAAGTGTAATGAGTCCGCAGTATTTCAACAACATTGTCATTATAGGGCTGACGACTCTAAGGCATTATATGCTGTCTTAAAGGAGAAGATTTTCCTCGAAAATAAGGAGCTGAAAGAAAACATTAAGCCCTTCCTTCAAAAAGAACTAGATGTTATTTCCAAACAGCGATTAGAGATTGAGACCGCCTACAAAACAGCTAAAGAACTTTTGGAGACTTGTGAACGTCTTTTACTCGAGCAAGTAAAAAGTGCAGCCAAATATTTAGCTAATGCTCTCCAAGGAAAGGAAGATGAACAAATAAATCGTATCGAACACCTTCAGAAAGTTATCGAAAGAAAAGTAGATGATTTGGAAAGcctaatacaaaaaaattcaaatttgctGAGCTCAGACGACAAATCTATTTATTGTCTATTTGAATCAAAAATTGCCGATTTTCGCACGCATCCTGAATTAAAACAATTGAACGGCTTAGAAAAACCCGAATTCAAACCAAATTTACTAGTCCATGAAACTTTTCCTCATTTTATAGGAGAATTTATTTATCAGGGTACAGAAAACCACATCAGCCAATTTGATATCAGAACGGATAATTTTGAAATAGTTAAAAAGCATCTTCAACAGCATCCAATTGTTTTGAAGGTTTTGCAGAGTAGCTCACCGACACAAGGTTCGTTTGATTTTGCTACTGTCAGTCCTAGTCGAGTTCTGACGAGTGGGGCTGAAAAACGGGTCCACATGTTGGATGCTACCATGAGAGATGGCAGCCTTCAGACATATAAAGTATCATGCGAAAGTCCCTATATTGCTTTCTCATCTTCTCGAGGGATTTATTATAGCCACAGAACAGACGACCAAAGAAGTACCATAAAGACAATTGAAAATATGAATTCAAACGAAATAGATACGGTTTTATGGTTTTTTGATGTTGAACTCCGAGGACTAGCATTTAACTCATTCGGTCACCTCCTTGTTTGTGTGTgcagtaaaaaagataaacgtTCTTTCGTCGAGCGCTACGACAGAAATATAATAAAGGTCCAGGAAATTGAGCACAATGGTGACAAGCCACTGTACAAGAAACCTTCCTTTGTGTGCTGCAATAGGAATGGTGACGTCTGTGTAGCAGACCACGGACTGAATGCCGTCATTGTTGTTGACCAGTTTGGGGTCTTCCAGTTCTCGTACCGGGGCCAAAACGAAAACTCTTTCCGACCATATAGTTTGGCCACCGACCATTTGTGTAACATTGTGATCACAGACAACGTTAACCACAAGATTCACCTGCTGGATAAATATGGAGAGTTTCTGACGTTCCTGATGACAGAGCCTACAATCGTAACACCGGGAGCCGTAGTTATCGACAGGAAAGGGAAGCTTTGGATCGGGGAATCAATGAGCGGGAAAGTACACGTGATTAAATATTTGGGGGGAAACTCAGTGAAAACTCCTGTACAAAGACCCTACGCATTAACAGTCGGTGCTATAATCAGGTCTAGCACAGCCACTAGATTAAGCAAAGTAGTTTAA